One genomic window of Fusarium keratoplasticum isolate Fu6.1 chromosome 3, whole genome shotgun sequence includes the following:
- a CDS encoding Glucan 1,3-beta-glucosidase, producing the protein MANSLAFWLILTLFYCLSLAKVHEPALPSLLPTRNHAVVERSLDDGDVASLSRRSASSVEEARKLVEKGQVAMARENARIMHKTSHMPQPGVMAAKKPQKSVVVELQYEDGPIRASAMGASSESLPSYYVVPTELVEAASILAEATPLPQDGSPKFLAESETVSSKRGHADTYAMPPVLRKGDGLHEYGPELGQAYRFGDNKSQVVQPGQTKENGSHDEKRSASHWWMASIKQRGSSPFAPEGYKVWRNVKDYGAKGDGKSDDTAAINRAISDGGRCGRNCSGSTIHPATVYFPPGVYMVSSSIIQYYNTEIIGDPVDMPRIKAAPSFIGLGVITTNVYESDDTKYPSKRNFLRSVRNLYIDIRCTPKDAQVCGIHWQVGQGTTIENVVFWADTLRDITQQGIFMEDGNGGFMSNILFLGGKYGAYIGNKQFTARDLWFSDVLDAAIRLRWAWGLTLQGINFKNVKTGIKIMESGEKTADEQGVGSLVVTDIQGEAMDAFITSTLSLENSTSLMVQNALMNDVDAFVTEAESGKVLLAGDGDAEEILPIKSWGFGRVTDTSGNTTFVSGGEVAAPNSASMLTRPGLSSSIRDTEYYFTRQRPRFVNLGGCDLVDVKAWGAKGDGKIDDTVALNRAFEAAADMSAIVYIPYGVYVIKDTVTIPVGSRVIGQAWPQLMGTGAKFEDISKPRPIIRVGVPGNQGVAEIQSVMFTVRGPTAGAILVEWNVHESFQGSAGLWDSHFRVGGAEGSQLQVVGCPQLPDEINPACIATSLMLHITPKASAYLENIWVWAADHDIDDKKQASINVYAARGILIESTGPTWLWGTSVQHCALYQYQLSGAENVFLGLIQTESPYYQPHPASPGPFSEQLGAFADDPIFDDCRQDSRSCRLSWAARVIDSKTIYILGTGMYSWFQEHDGKCIDNGKGDCQDKVFYTEQTSDIWVYSLVAAGAVEMISPFNGQPVNATDNRNGFASSLLAWRGGINGTTGWRDFDGYTLYNPDAAGIENFTKVCQKALTAKIKCHPLTRDFTDARVHCPLGGAPSRMTWACADGCKKSIEYWVESVEKLCKGQTWSNGAVAEYQGGYIQYGLMEQCQKDDKSGRWCNDVLAEFKDFGTSVSWDDMHKEELCSDCYVGRLRMMQASPYSVYGLVSEYQDALQHVTARCGLKGQDLKPQPSVFPTKAKAETWCLSEKTYDTRKGDTCDSVAQNFSISSASIVIGNSNIGRCSNLDAGTKLYLSLECKTYTRQKDESCVDIYIKTGVSLSSIKQYNPWLTRDCSNIESASKTYGNILCISPVGGEFESNVNKSRGAGGFGPTSEYTDKATAPPGNAKLAEGTTDKCGRWHVVKQGESCASVTQSFITASVFRMVNPSLLGGECSEKLIPGRAYCTGPVRGWAESGEKN; encoded by the exons ATGGCAAATTCGTTGGCCTTTTGGCTTATTCTCACTCTTTTCTATTGTCTCTCTCTCGCCAAGGTTCATGAGCCTGCTCTACCTTCCCTGCTCCCTACCCGTAACCATGCTGTCGTTGAGCGGAgcctcgacgatggagacgTTGCCTCACTATCGAGGCGATCGGCTTCATCAGTTGAGGAAGCTCGCAAGCTTGTGGAAAAGGGTCAGGTTGCCATGGCAAGGGAGAATGCCAGGATCATGCACAAAACCTCTCACATGCCCCAACCCGGCGTcatggccgccaagaagccccAGAAGTCGGTAGTGGTTGAGCTGCAGTACGAGGATGGGCCAATACGCGCTTCTGCCATGGGTGCCAGTTCCGAGAGTTTGCCTAGCTACTACGTGGTGCCGACAGAGCTCGTTGAGGCTGCGAGTATCTTGGCTGAAGCTACACCACTACCGCAGGACGGCAGCCCCAAGTTTCTTGCCGAGTCTGAGACTGTCAGCTCCAAACGGGGCCATGCCGACACGTACGCTATGCCCCCTGTCTTGAGGAAGGGTGATGGGCTACATGAGTACGGCCCTGAGCTTGGACAAGCCTATCGGTTCGGTGACAACAAGTCTCAAGTGGTCCAACCTGGGCAGACCAAGGAGAACGGCAGCcacgacgagaagaggtcGGCCTCTCATTGGTGGATGGCCAGCATCAAGCAGCGCGGGTCGAGTCCTTTTGCTCCCGAGGGTTACAAG GTTTGGAGAAACGTCAAGGACTACGGTGCCAAAG GCGACGGGAAGTCTGATGATACGGCCGCTATTAACCGTGCCATCTCTGACGGCGGTCGATGCGGTCGAAACTGCTCTGGAAGCACTATCCACCCAGCAACTGTGTATTTCCCCCCCGGTGTCTACATGGTTAGCAGCTCCATCATCCAGTACTACAACACTGAGATCATTGGTGAT CCTGTCGACATGCCCCGAATCAAGGCTGCACCCAGCTTTATTGGTCTCGGTGTCATTACCACGAATGTCTACGAGAGCGACGACACCAA GTACCCCAGCAAACGAAACTTCCTTCGCAGTGTGCGCAATTTATATATCGATATCCGTTGCACCCCGAAAGATGCCCAAGTCTGTGGTATTCATTGGCAGGTTGGCCAGGGAACAACGATTGAGAATGTCGTCTTCTGGGCCGATACTTTACGAGACATAACTCAGCAG GGCATCTTCATGGAGGACGGGAACGGAGGATTCATGTCCAACATCCTCTTCCTAGGAGGCAAATACGG TGCCTACATTGGAAACAAACAATTTACAGCCCGTGATCTATGGTTCTCGGACGTTCTGGACGCGGCGATCCGACTCCGCTGGGCTTGGGGTTTGACACTGCAGGGTATTAACTTTAAGAACGTGAAGACAGGTATCAAGATTATGGAGAGCGGGGAAAAG ACGGCAGACGAACAAGGCGTAGGTTCTCTCGTGGTGACCGACATTCAAGGCGAGGCAATGGACGCCTTCATCACCTCCACTCTCTCATTAGAAAACTCTACCTCGCTCATGGTACAAAACGCTCTGATGAACGATGTTGACGCCTTTGTGACGGAAGCAGAGAGCGGAAAGGTACTCTTGGCTGGAGACGGCGACGCGGAGGAGATCCTTCCCATTAAGTCCTGGGGCTTTGGGAGGGTCACTGACACTTCAGGAAACACCACCTTTGTCAGCGGCGGCGAGGTCGCTGCTCCTAATAGTGCATCAATGCTGACAAGACCTGGCCTCTCTAGTTCCATCCGCGACACCGAGTACTACTTCACGAGGCAACGCCCCCGGTTTGTTAACCTTGGGGGCTGcgatctcgtcgatgtcAAAGCATGGGGCGCCAAGGGAGATGGCAAGATCGACGATACCGTAGCGCTTAACCGCGCCTTTGAAGCAGCGGCTGACATGTCGGCCATCGTGTATATCCCGTACGGCGTCTACGTGATCAAGGATACCGTCACCATTCCCGTTGGATCCCGGGTTATTGGTCAGGCCTGGCCTCAGCTGATGGGGACTGGCGCCAAGTTTGAAGACATATCCAAGCCTCGACCTATCATCCGCGTGGGAGTTCCCGGAAATCAAGGTGTGGCCGAGATTCAGTCCGTCATGTTTACAGTCCGAGGTCCAACAGCGGGTGCTATTCTAGTCGAGTGGAACGTCCACGAGTCATTCCAGGGCTCTGCTGGACTATGGG ACTCTCACTTCAGAGTTGGGGGTGCTGAGGGCAGCCAGCTTCAGGTTGTCGGCTGCCCCCAGCTTCCAGACGAGATCAACCCTGCTTGTATTGCGACATCCCTTATGCTTCACATCACACCCAAGGCTTCGGCGTACCTTGAGAACATCTGGGTGTGGGCAGCAGACCATGAtatcgacgacaagaagcaggccaGTATCAACGTATACGCAGCACGGGGTATTCTCATTGAGAGCACAGGCCCTACCTGGCTATGGGGGACTTCGGTTCAGCACTGCGCTCTCTACCAGTACCAGCTTTCAGGTGCTGAGAACGTCTTTCTGGGTCTTATCCAGACCGAATCTCCCTACTACCAGCCCCATCCTGCTAGCCCAGGACCGTTTAGTGAGCAGCTGGGCGCCTTTGCCGATGATCCGATATTTGACGACTGCCGACAAGATTCCCGCTCCTGCCGGCTTTCGTGGGCGGCCCGCGTGATAGATTCCAAGACCATCTACATTCTGGGTACTGGCATGTACTCTTGGTTCCAGGAGCATGACGGCAAGTGCATCGACAATGGCAAAGGCGACTGCCAGGACAAGGTCTTTTACACGGAGCAGACGTCGGACATCTGGGTCTacagcctcgtcgccgccggtGCGGTTGAGATGATCAGTCCTTTCAACGGTCAGCCGGTCAACGCGACAGACAACCGCAACGGCTTCGCATCCTCTCTACTCGCCTGGCGAGGGGGCATCAACGGCACAACGGGCTGGCGAGACTTTGACGGCTACACTCTGTACAATCCCGATGCGGCTGGCATCGAGAACTTTACAAAGGTTTGCCAGAAGGCGCTgacggccaagatcaagTGCCATCCGCTAACCCGGGACTTTACCGACGCCCGAGTCCACTGTCCGTTAGGCGGGGCGCCCTCCCGGATGACCTGGGCTTGTGCAGACGGATGCAAGAAGTCAATTGAGTATTGGGTCGAGTCAGTCGAGAAGCTTTGCAAGGGCCAGACTTGGTCCAACGGTGCCGTAGCCGAGTACCAAGGAGGTTACATTCAGTATGGGCTGATGGAGCAGTGTCAGAAGGACGACAAGTCGGGCAGATGGTGCAACG ATGTCTTGGCTGAGTTCAAGGATTTCGGGACTTCTGTCAGTTGGGACGATATGCACAAAGAGGAGCTCTGCTCGGACTGCTACGTCGGACGGCTGCGGATGATGCAGGCCAGTCCCTACTCGGTCTACGGATTGGTTTCCGAGTATCAAGACGCCCTACAACACGTAACGGCGCGATGCGGTCTCAAGGGCCAGGATCTCAAGCCTCAGCCGTCGGTATTCCCCACCAAAGCCAAGGCTGAGACGTGGTGCCTCTCTGAGAAGACATATGACACTCGCAAGGGGGACACCTGTGATTCGGTTGCACAGAACTTCAGCATCTCTTCGGCATCTATTGTTATCGGTAACTCGAACATCGGCAGGTGCTCTAATCTTGACGCCGGTACCAAGCTCTACCTATCGCTCGAGTGCAAGACGTATACTCGTCAGAAGGATGAGAGCTGCGTCGACATCTACATCAAGACAGGTGTcagcctctcctccatcaagcAGTACAATCCCTGGCTCACGAGGGACTGCAGCAACATTGAGTCGGCGAGCAAGACATACGGCAACATTCTTTGTATTTCCCCCGTCGGCGGCGAGTTTGAGAGCAATGTGAACAAGTCGAGGGGAGCCGGCGGCTTCGGGCCTACCTCCGAGTACACGGACAAGGCCACCGCTCCTCCAGGAAATGCgaagctggccgagggcACCACGGACAAGTGCGGTCGTTGGCACGTTGTTAAGCAGGGAGAAAGCTGTGCGAGCGTCACGCAAAGCTTCATCACAGCCTCGGTCTTCCGGATGGTTAACCCTTCTCTCCTAGGCGGAGAGTGTAGTGAGAAGCTGATACCTGGCCGAGCGTACTGCACAGGGCCAGTCCGTGGCTGGGCTGAGAGTGGGGAGAAGAACTAA